The Streptomyces sp. NBC_01197 genome window below encodes:
- a CDS encoding amidohydrolase, translating into MATTPAAHPDRTLLITGGTVHTLTPAGRAEALAVRGERIVHAGTAEECRAALDGRVDERLDLGGRQLLPGFVDAHCHPVMYGQNLAWADVRPETVADIDGLVAALRRHAEGLRPDAALRGFGYEHRRLAEGRHPTCHDLDRVATDREVYVMNASGHGGVVNTYTLRKYGITAGTPDPLGGRIGRTPSGEPNGELWDGACDLLTGPDGVKITNHGPNFHLDDPADVMRGHLLRAQQTFLAAGVTTIGDAQASRRELSTYLRARDAGDLRMRTSVYLTSALLDTALDLGLGSELGDDQLRIQGVKLYADGTLGGWTAYFPEGYAADCCNHGQLYHDPAEYADLVLRAHRAGFQTATHAQSPYAIGMVLDAVEKALADTPRADARHRVEHCGLPTDAEIARMRELGVHGVLQPQHHLRTGDGTLTAIGEMGHRYNPAGLLQSAGTEFAFSSDAPVAPPRPFEAVAAAASRETVLGTRLGTPEMRLAVADGIRAHTLGGARALHRENEVGSLRAGAFADFVITAADPYATDDLAQLATAGVDETWIGARLVWSATA; encoded by the coding sequence CGCGGTGCGCGGCGAGCGCATCGTGCACGCGGGCACGGCCGAGGAGTGCCGGGCCGCACTGGACGGCCGTGTGGACGAGCGGCTGGACCTGGGCGGACGCCAACTGTTGCCCGGTTTCGTCGACGCGCACTGCCACCCGGTGATGTACGGACAGAACCTCGCCTGGGCCGACGTACGGCCCGAGACCGTCGCGGACATCGACGGGCTGGTCGCCGCGCTCCGCCGCCACGCGGAAGGGCTCCGGCCGGACGCCGCCCTGCGCGGCTTCGGCTACGAGCACCGCAGGCTGGCCGAGGGCCGCCACCCCACCTGCCATGACCTCGACCGGGTCGCCACCGACCGCGAGGTCTACGTGATGAACGCGTCCGGCCACGGTGGTGTCGTGAACACCTACACCCTGCGCAAGTACGGCATCACCGCAGGCACCCCCGACCCGCTCGGCGGCCGCATCGGCCGTACGCCCTCCGGCGAGCCCAACGGCGAACTGTGGGACGGCGCCTGCGATCTGCTGACCGGCCCCGACGGCGTGAAGATCACCAACCACGGCCCGAACTTCCACCTCGACGACCCGGCCGACGTCATGCGCGGCCATCTGCTCCGCGCCCAGCAGACCTTCCTCGCCGCCGGGGTCACCACCATCGGCGACGCCCAGGCCTCCCGCCGCGAGCTCTCCACCTATCTGCGCGCCCGCGACGCGGGCGACCTGCGGATGCGCACCTCCGTCTATCTGACGTCGGCGCTGCTCGACACCGCCCTCGACCTCGGTCTCGGCAGCGAGCTCGGCGACGACCAGCTGCGGATCCAGGGCGTCAAGCTCTACGCGGACGGAACGCTGGGCGGCTGGACCGCGTACTTCCCCGAGGGCTATGCGGCCGACTGCTGCAACCACGGGCAGCTCTACCACGACCCCGCCGAGTACGCGGACCTGGTGCTGCGCGCCCACCGGGCCGGCTTCCAGACTGCGACCCACGCGCAGTCCCCGTACGCGATCGGCATGGTCCTGGACGCCGTCGAGAAGGCGCTCGCCGACACGCCCCGCGCGGACGCCCGGCACCGCGTCGAGCACTGCGGGCTGCCCACCGACGCCGAGATCGCCCGAATGCGGGAGCTGGGTGTGCACGGCGTGCTCCAGCCGCAGCACCACCTCCGTACCGGCGACGGCACGCTCACCGCGATCGGCGAGATGGGCCACCGCTACAACCCGGCGGGCCTGCTCCAGTCGGCGGGCACGGAGTTCGCGTTCAGCTCGGATGCGCCCGTCGCGCCGCCCCGGCCGTTCGAGGCGGTCGCCGCCGCCGCGAGCCGGGAGACCGTGCTCGGTACCCGGCTCGGCACGCCGGAGATGCGGCTCGCCGTCGCGGACGGCATCCGCGCGCACACGCTCGGCGGAGCGCGGGCGCTGCACCGCGAGAACGAGGTGGGCAGCCTGCGCGCCGGAGCGTTCGCCGACTTCGTCATCACGGCCGCCGACCCGTACGCGACCGACGACCTTGCCCAGCTCGCCACGGCCGGCGTCGACGAGACCTGGATCGGCGCCCGCCTGGTCTGGTCCGCCACGGCCTGA
- a CDS encoding purine-cytosine permease family protein, translating to MSTTAHPDRPGADAAERTGGGPASGAVEQHGYDFIPESERYMTPRQLGFFWAGINSYQFFFVLGAGAIALGLSLVQALVAVVVGNALFGLVAYSSIAGPRAGLPALTLSRAPFGVFGNRVNALFTWAMSLGFKTVNGLLGVFAVLALFGRLGWHHSGAPGKVLATLLVLGAAIVIAVTGHRLLVKVQPYFAVAVAVVFALLLCFTIGGVDWNWQPPHPASGGHWLALIVSAAALIASGSLSYLVVSPDYARYLPSDTPVRKVFPRVLGGGAGMAVYLGIAGVLIATRTDLTDPVAGVRPLVPSWLYVLYIAACFLGSISNNASVFYSSGLAIQAVGIPLKRWLATALDATLALAAVLLILFVYDFETALNEFLSLVNVWAGPFAAVWIVDGILRRWHYDQHDIHTSDRSSRYWGIGGINVQGLIALACGMATGLLTINSPLLPSWLSGRLGGADLSWFLPIVVSGAAYLLLAGRRVRGERERDGLVSRP from the coding sequence ATGAGCACCACCGCACATCCGGACCGGCCAGGGGCCGACGCGGCCGAACGCACAGGCGGCGGCCCCGCGTCGGGCGCGGTCGAACAGCACGGCTACGACTTCATCCCCGAGTCCGAGCGCTATATGACCCCGCGCCAACTGGGCTTCTTCTGGGCCGGGATCAACTCCTACCAGTTCTTCTTCGTGCTCGGCGCGGGTGCCATCGCCCTCGGCCTCTCCCTCGTCCAGGCCCTGGTCGCGGTGGTGGTCGGCAACGCGCTGTTCGGCCTGGTCGCGTACAGCTCGATCGCAGGACCGCGCGCCGGACTGCCCGCGCTCACGCTGAGCCGGGCGCCCTTCGGCGTGTTCGGCAACCGCGTCAACGCGCTGTTCACCTGGGCCATGTCGCTGGGCTTCAAGACGGTCAACGGCCTCCTCGGGGTCTTCGCCGTGCTCGCCCTCTTCGGCCGGCTCGGCTGGCACCACTCCGGCGCGCCCGGCAAGGTCCTGGCGACCCTGCTCGTGCTGGGTGCGGCCATCGTCATCGCGGTCACTGGCCACCGGCTGCTGGTGAAGGTCCAGCCGTACTTCGCGGTGGCGGTGGCCGTGGTCTTCGCGCTGCTGCTCTGCTTCACCATCGGCGGGGTGGACTGGAACTGGCAGCCGCCGCATCCGGCTTCGGGCGGCCACTGGCTCGCGCTGATCGTCTCCGCCGCCGCGCTGATCGCGTCCGGTTCGCTGTCGTACCTGGTGGTCTCGCCGGACTACGCCCGCTACCTCCCATCGGACACCCCGGTCCGCAAGGTCTTCCCGCGGGTACTGGGCGGCGGCGCGGGAATGGCCGTCTACCTGGGCATCGCGGGCGTCCTGATCGCGACCCGTACGGATCTCACCGACCCGGTGGCGGGCGTCCGGCCACTGGTGCCCAGCTGGCTGTACGTCCTCTACATCGCCGCCTGCTTCCTGGGCTCGATCTCCAACAACGCCTCGGTGTTCTACTCGTCGGGGCTGGCCATCCAGGCCGTCGGCATCCCGCTCAAGCGCTGGCTCGCCACCGCCCTGGACGCCACCCTGGCGCTGGCCGCGGTGCTGCTGATCCTCTTCGTGTACGACTTCGAGACCGCGCTGAACGAGTTCCTCTCCCTGGTCAACGTCTGGGCGGGCCCGTTCGCCGCCGTCTGGATCGTGGACGGCATCCTGCGCCGCTGGCACTACGACCAGCACGACATCCACACCAGCGACCGGAGCAGCCGCTACTGGGGTATCGGCGGTATCAACGTCCAGGGTCTGATCGCGCTCGCCTGCGGCATGGCCACCGGCCTGCTCACCATCAACTCGCCCCTCCTGCCCAGCTGGCTGAGCGGCCGGCTGGGCGGCGCCGACCTCTCCTGGTTCCTGCCGATCGTGGTCTCGGGGGCGGCCTATCTGCTGCTGGCGGGGCGGCGGGTGCGCGGGGAGCGGGAGAGGGACGGGCTGGTGAGCCGCCCGTAA
- a CDS encoding MFS transporter, whose translation MGVLLRERARPERIRLRPGAWWLAVGTVCFGAFMGQLDASIVTLTYGSVRTEFHASLAAVEWVSLAYLLTLVALLVPIGRLSDAHGRKLFYLYGFVVFTAASAACGLAPSLATLVAFRVVQAAGAAMMQANSVALVATSAPRERMRTALGVQAAAQALGLTLGPTVGGALVATLGWRWVFGINVPIGLFALVAGHYLLPRTRSRLRSEGFDRAGLALLVVATTSGLLGVSAASGLPVPGWGVAALFVLAAGAGWAFAVRQRVAAVPLLDLALLRVRAVSSGLIGALCGYLVLFGPLVLVPVVLTGSGSSELTAGLVLTALPVGFAVAATAADRALPAALGDRGRCVLGALICVAALVAVVLAPLTPGPLTLLLAVLGLGLGIFTPANNTLIMGAIPARSSGTGGGLVNMARGLGTALGVALVALALHLAPAHGVPDGPRWAVLVLLMAALVAVYAAGSGPRAGARSRT comes from the coding sequence ATGGGCGTCCTCCTGCGGGAGCGTGCCCGGCCGGAGCGGATCCGGCTGCGGCCGGGCGCCTGGTGGCTCGCGGTGGGCACGGTGTGCTTCGGGGCCTTCATGGGGCAGCTGGACGCGAGCATCGTGACGCTGACGTACGGCAGTGTGCGCACGGAGTTCCACGCGTCGCTGGCGGCCGTCGAGTGGGTGTCCCTCGCCTACCTGCTCACGCTGGTGGCCCTGCTGGTGCCGATCGGCCGGCTGTCGGACGCGCACGGGCGCAAGCTGTTCTACCTCTACGGTTTCGTGGTCTTCACCGCGGCCTCGGCCGCCTGCGGTCTCGCCCCCTCGCTGGCGACACTGGTGGCCTTCCGGGTGGTGCAGGCGGCGGGCGCCGCGATGATGCAGGCCAACAGCGTCGCGCTGGTGGCCACCAGCGCGCCGCGGGAACGGATGCGGACCGCGCTGGGCGTGCAGGCCGCCGCCCAGGCCCTCGGCCTCACGCTGGGGCCGACGGTCGGGGGCGCGCTGGTGGCGACGCTCGGCTGGCGCTGGGTCTTCGGCATCAATGTGCCGATCGGGCTGTTCGCGCTGGTCGCGGGTCACTATCTGCTGCCGAGGACGCGCAGCCGACTGCGGTCGGAGGGCTTCGACCGGGCAGGCCTGGCGCTGCTCGTCGTGGCGACGACCAGCGGGCTGCTCGGGGTCTCGGCCGCGTCCGGACTGCCGGTACCCGGCTGGGGTGTCGCCGCGCTGTTCGTGCTGGCCGCAGGGGCCGGCTGGGCGTTCGCGGTGCGCCAGCGGGTGGCCGCCGTGCCGCTGCTCGACCTGGCGCTGCTGCGGGTGCGGGCGGTGTCGTCCGGGCTGATCGGGGCGCTCTGCGGCTACCTGGTGCTCTTCGGCCCCCTGGTGCTGGTCCCGGTCGTGCTGACGGGCAGCGGCTCGTCGGAGCTGACGGCGGGGCTGGTGCTGACCGCGCTCCCGGTCGGCTTCGCGGTCGCCGCCACGGCAGCGGACAGGGCCCTGCCCGCGGCGCTGGGCGACCGGGGCCGCTGTGTACTGGGCGCGCTGATCTGTGTGGCGGCGCTGGTGGCGGTGGTCCTGGCACCGCTGACTCCCGGACCGCTGACGCTGCTTCTCGCGGTGCTCGGGCTGGGGCTGGGCATCTTCACCCCGGCCAATAACACGCTGATCATGGGGGCGATCCCGGCGCGTTCGTCGGGCACCGGCGGCGGACTGGTCAACATGGCCCGTGGCCTGGGTACGGCCCTGGGCGTCGCGCTGGTGGCCCTGGCCCTGCATCTCGCCCCGGCGCACGGAGTGCCGGACGGCCCGCGCTGGGCCGTACTGGTCCTGCTCATGGCGGCGCTGGTGGCGGTGTACGCGGCGGGTTCGGGGCCCCGGGCGGGGGCTCGGTCGCGTACGTGA
- the lgt gene encoding prolipoprotein diacylglyceryl transferase translates to MNLAYIPSPSQGVWHLGPFPIRAYALCIIAGIFAGVWLTGRRWAARGGNRDHIADIALWAVPFGVLGGRLYHVITDPELYFAAGKQPIRALYIWDGGLGIPGAVALGAVGAWLGCRRRGIRLADFADAAAPGLVLAQAIGRWGNYFNQELFGGPTHLPWALLIDPAHRPADSPTVAFYHPTFLYESLWDLGVMALLLWLDRRHRPRRGRLFACYVLAYTAGRAWIEALRIDHANHFLGLRLNDWVSAALFTGALVYLIVTRRRDGADTGLGADTTSGRGSGSDSGSGTGTGTGTGSGSGSGSGSGSGSGSGSASEAGHESDTGSGSAAESAGDGSDSSQGAPPPDRDPTDR, encoded by the coding sequence ATGAACCTGGCGTACATTCCCAGCCCTTCCCAGGGTGTCTGGCATCTCGGGCCCTTCCCGATCCGGGCGTACGCGCTGTGCATCATCGCGGGGATCTTCGCCGGGGTGTGGCTGACCGGCCGCCGCTGGGCGGCCCGTGGCGGCAACCGCGACCACATCGCCGACATCGCACTGTGGGCCGTGCCGTTCGGTGTGCTGGGCGGGCGGCTCTACCACGTCATCACCGACCCCGAGCTGTACTTCGCCGCCGGCAAGCAGCCCATCCGCGCCCTGTACATCTGGGACGGCGGGCTCGGCATCCCCGGTGCCGTCGCCCTCGGCGCGGTGGGCGCGTGGCTGGGGTGCAGGCGCCGGGGCATCAGGCTGGCGGACTTCGCGGATGCCGCCGCTCCCGGCCTGGTGCTGGCTCAGGCGATCGGGCGGTGGGGGAACTACTTCAACCAGGAGCTGTTCGGCGGTCCCACTCATCTGCCCTGGGCCCTGCTGATCGATCCCGCGCACCGGCCGGCGGACAGCCCGACCGTCGCCTTCTACCACCCGACGTTTCTCTACGAGTCGCTGTGGGATCTCGGCGTGATGGCCCTGCTCCTCTGGCTCGACCGGCGCCACCGGCCGCGCAGGGGACGGCTGTTCGCCTGCTATGTGCTGGCGTACACCGCCGGGCGGGCCTGGATCGAAGCCCTGCGGATCGACCACGCCAACCACTTTCTGGGCCTGCGGCTGAACGACTGGGTCTCGGCCGCGCTGTTCACCGGGGCGCTGGTGTACCTCATCGTCACCCGCCGTCGCGACGGTGCCGACACCGGCCTCGGTGCTGACACCACTTCCGGAAGGGGCAGCGGCTCGGACTCAGGCTCGGGCACCGGCACCGGCACCGGCACCGGCTCCGGCTCCGGCTCGGGCTCGGGCTCGGGCTCGGGCTCGGGCTCGGGCTCCGCGAGCGAAGCCGGCCATGAGAGCGACACCGGCTCCGGTTCAGCTGCCGAGTCCGCGGGCGATGGCTCCGACAGCTCACAGGGCGCTCCACCTCCCGACCGTGACCCGACGGACCGGTGA
- a CDS encoding MarR family winged helix-turn-helix transcriptional regulator, which produces MPPQPRSGTRKPSDDHTSDARLLTEAVTRLRRSLRASIRTDYPWETLPMAQVELLQVLAEHSPARISDLATRQHLAASTVSGLIGQMITAGLVTRDVDSADRRASVVVLTDAGRAQLTAWAQAHERRLGAALAALGDADRDTVRAALPALLRIAEHLDDSGE; this is translated from the coding sequence ATGCCGCCCCAGCCCCGATCCGGGACCCGTAAGCCGTCGGACGACCACACGTCCGACGCGCGACTGCTCACCGAGGCCGTCACGCGCCTGCGCCGTTCGCTGCGGGCGTCGATCCGCACCGACTACCCGTGGGAGACCCTGCCCATGGCCCAGGTGGAACTGCTCCAGGTCCTCGCGGAACACTCCCCGGCCCGCATCAGCGACCTGGCCACCCGCCAGCATCTGGCGGCCAGCACGGTATCGGGCCTGATCGGGCAGATGATCACGGCCGGTCTGGTGACCCGCGATGTCGACTCGGCCGACCGACGGGCCTCCGTCGTCGTCCTCACCGACGCGGGCCGCGCCCAGCTCACCGCCTGGGCTCAGGCGCACGAACGCCGCCTGGGCGCCGCGCTCGCGGCCCTGGGCGACGCGGACCGCGACACGGTCCGGGCGGCCCTGCCGGCCCTGCTCCGGATCGCGGAACACCTGGACGACTCCGGGGAGTGA
- a CDS encoding dynamin family protein, with product MDVRPQLIDALSALRDRVAAVRLPLPLPGAPRARRTRTELLAQLDDYLVPRLRAPEAPLLAVIGGSTGAGKSTLVNSLVGRRVSEAGVLRPTTRTPVLVCHPDDHHWFAGLRVLPRLTRVWLPQQDDTGDDGTPEPHGATSGALRVEVAANLPRGLALLDAPDIDSLVAGNRALAAELICAADVWVMVTTASRYADAVPWHLLRTAKEYDATLVTVLDRVPHQVVGEVSRQYGALLTRAGLGDAPRFTIPELPESAGGGSGLLPTTAVAPLRAWLTQHVQDPATRQQSVDRTARGVIDSLGARMPELAAAVAMQYSAAVRLTGTVVEAYGSEGKRVRARLRAGAVLAGDARTRWRGYPLDSSSGELLDALSDSLAVLLQCAVAAADERVRESWGREPAAAGLEAEAGEAGERVGLAVRRWRRVLEELAEEEVRELERSAAPEPEAVAALLAAALLGGRRTRKAGERLAERIGAQGALRLRDKGAELVSTYIDDVLGAERDRRLAPLDALDVGPESQAELIAALSVLQKEKCLR from the coding sequence TTGGATGTACGGCCTCAGCTGATTGACGCACTCTCCGCCCTGCGTGACCGAGTCGCCGCCGTGCGCCTTCCGCTCCCGTTGCCAGGCGCACCGCGCGCCCGCCGGACGCGGACCGAGCTGCTCGCGCAGCTCGACGACTACCTGGTGCCCCGGCTCAGAGCTCCGGAAGCACCCCTGCTCGCCGTGATCGGCGGGTCGACCGGCGCGGGGAAGTCCACGCTCGTCAACTCGCTGGTCGGCCGCCGGGTCAGCGAGGCCGGAGTGCTGCGGCCCACCACCCGGACGCCGGTCCTGGTCTGCCATCCCGACGACCACCACTGGTTCGCCGGGCTGCGCGTGCTGCCGCGCCTCACCCGCGTATGGCTTCCGCAGCAGGACGACACCGGCGACGACGGCACCCCGGAGCCGCACGGGGCCACCAGCGGTGCGCTGCGGGTCGAAGTGGCGGCGAACCTGCCGCGCGGGCTCGCACTGCTCGACGCACCCGACATCGACTCGCTCGTCGCGGGCAACCGGGCACTGGCCGCCGAGTTGATCTGCGCCGCCGACGTGTGGGTCATGGTGACCACCGCGTCCCGGTACGCCGACGCGGTGCCCTGGCATCTGCTGCGTACCGCGAAGGAGTACGACGCGACGCTCGTCACCGTGCTCGACCGGGTGCCCCACCAGGTCGTCGGCGAGGTGTCGCGGCAGTACGGCGCGCTGCTCACCCGGGCCGGGCTCGGGGACGCGCCGCGCTTCACGATCCCCGAACTGCCCGAGTCCGCCGGCGGCGGCAGCGGACTGCTGCCCACCACCGCCGTGGCACCGCTGCGCGCATGGCTGACCCAGCACGTGCAGGACCCCGCGACCAGACAGCAGTCGGTCGACCGTACGGCGCGCGGGGTCATCGATTCGCTCGGTGCGCGGATGCCCGAACTGGCCGCTGCCGTCGCCATGCAGTACTCCGCCGCGGTACGGCTCACCGGCACCGTCGTGGAGGCGTACGGGAGCGAGGGCAAGCGTGTACGGGCGCGTCTCAGGGCGGGCGCGGTGCTGGCCGGGGACGCCAGGACCCGTTGGCGCGGCTATCCGCTGGACAGCTCGTCGGGCGAACTGCTCGACGCGCTGTCGGACAGCCTCGCCGTGCTGCTCCAGTGCGCGGTGGCCGCCGCCGACGAACGGGTCCGCGAGAGCTGGGGGCGCGAGCCCGCGGCGGCCGGTCTTGAGGCGGAGGCGGGGGAGGCGGGCGAGCGGGTCGGCCTCGCCGTGCGGCGCTGGCGCCGTGTCCTGGAGGAGCTGGCCGAGGAAGAGGTGCGGGAGCTGGAGCGCTCGGCCGCGCCGGAACCCGAGGCGGTCGCCGCGCTGCTGGCCGCCGCACTGCTGGGCGGGCGCCGGACGCGCAAGGCGGGGGAGCGGCTGGCCGAACGGATCGGCGCGCAGGGGGCGCTGAGGCTGCGCGACAAGGGCGCCGAGCTGGTCAGCACATATATCGACGACGTGCTCGGCGCGGAGCGCGACCGCCGGCTCGCACCGCTGGACGCCCTCGACGTGGGTCCCGAGTCGCAGGCCGAACTGATCGCCGCGCTGTCCGTACTACAGAAGGAGAAGTGCCTGCGATGA